The genomic window GTCATGTGGCTGGTCAACTCGCTGCCCAAGGAAAAGAAGGTGGAAATATCCAAGTATTTCCAGTCCTATAGCCTGCTCGAGGGCAGCCCCTCTGGTCTCGTCCCGGCCACCGACCTCTCGCAGATCGCGCAGGAGCAGAACCCGCCCAACATCGTGGAGCCCATCTCCGAGAACCCGTCCAGCCCGGCCAAGGAGAAATCCGAGGCGGAAAAGGCTGCCGAGGCCATAAAAGAAGCCATCGAAGCCAAGACCCCGGACATGAAGGACCAGATCATCGTCAAGACCGAGGCGGGCAAGGTGATCGTGGACGTGTTCGAGGACGCCAAGGGCAAGCCCCTTTTCGCACTTGGCCGTTCCGACCTGACCCCGGACGCCAAGCGCGCCCTGGCCGCGGTGGCTCCGCCCTTCGCCAAGGCGGGCAAGGGCCTTTTGACCATCGAGGGGCACACCGACGCCTTCACCTACGCGGGCGAGCGCTTCACCAACTGGGAGCTCTCCACCGAGCGCGCCTCGGCGGCCCGGCGCGAGCTGGAACGCTCAGGCGTCTCCCAGGACAGCATCGGGCAGGTGGCAGGGTTCGCAGCCACCAAACCCATGGACGCCCAGGCTCCTTTCTCCCCCAAGAACCGCCGTATCCGGCTGGTGATGACCGTGCCCCAGCCCGTCCAGCCGTCCAAATCGCCCGACGCCGCAAAAGGCCAACCTCCGGCCAAGGCGCAAGAGGCTCCGGCGGCTCCTCCCGCTCCCCCGCCGGACATCCCGATGTCTCCGGAAAAGCGGGAAATCCTGGACCAGCAGATAGAAAGGCTTTACGACCAGAGCATCAAGGGAAAACAAAAACCTGACGGGGTTCAGTAGAGCATGTTTGCCATCATAGGTGTCGTCACGGTCCTTGGCGCGGTCGTCCTGGGCTACATGCTGGAGAAGGGCAACTTCAGCGTGCTCTGGCAGCCCGCCGAGCTGGTGATCATCTTTGGCGCGGCCTTCGGCTCCATGCTCCTGGGTTCGCCCAAGGAAGTGGTCATCGGCGCGCTCAAAGGCATGGGCGGCGCGTTCGGGTCCTCCAAGACCAGCAAGGCCTTCTTCCTGGACATGCTCATCATGCTCTCCATGCTGTTCATGAAGATCCGCCGCGAAGGGCTGGTGGCCATCGAAAAGGACATCGAGGCTCCCGAAGCCAGCCAGATTTTCACAGGCTTTCTGAAAGACAAATCCAACGCCTTCATCGTCGAGTTCGTGTGCGACACCATGCGCGTGTTCTCCACCGTGAACATCGAACAGCACGAGTTCGAGAACATCATGGACGCCGACATCGAGGCCTACTCCCACGAAGCGGTCGCGCCGGCGCAGGCCGTCAACAAGATGGCGGACGCCCTGCCGGGCCTGGGCATCGTCGCGGCGGTGCTCGGCGTCGTCATCACCATGGGCGTCATCTCCGAGCCCCCCGAGGTCATCGGCCACCACATCGGCGCGGCGCTGGTGGGCACGTTCCTGGGCGTTCTCATGTGCTACGGCATCGTAGGCCCCATCGCGGCCAACATGGAATCCAAGGCCAAGGAAGGCGAGCACTGCCTCATCGTGATCAAGTGCGCGCTGGGAGCGTTCGTCGGCGGCAACCCCCCGCCAGTGGCCCTGGAAGCGGGCAGGCGCGCCATCCCCAACCATCACCGGCCAAGCTTCGCGGAACTGGAAGAGGCGGTGAAGGCCTCCAAGGGCAAATAGACGCCGGACCACCTTCGGGAGCGATGATGGACAACGGGACGATTCGGGTTTTGCTGGCCGAGGACGTGGCCATCCTGCGCAAGGGGCTCATGATGCTTCTGGGCGCGGCTTCCGACGTGGTCGTGGTGGGCGAGGCGGCAGACGGGCTGGAGGCTGTCCGGCTGGCCGGGGAGCTTTCCCCGGGTGTGGTGCTGATGGACCTCTCCATGCCGCGTCTGGACGGGATCGGGGCCATCGGGGAGATCAAGCGCCTGCACCCTCAGGTGCGCGTCCTGGCGCTCACGGCGCACCTGGACGCCGAGCTGGTCCGCAGGACCTTCGCGGCCGGGGCGGACGGATATCTTCTGAAGAACGTTGGCGAGGCCGAGCTGGCCAGGGCCATCCGCCTGGTTGCCGGGGGCAGCCCGTATCACAGCCCGGAAGTGGCGGCCCTGCTGGCCGAACAGGAACCGGAGGCGGGCTGAGGCTCCTGGCCAGAGAGGCTTTGCGCGGGACCTCTGGTATAAATTGATATTTATCAGGATCTTGCGAGGTCGGTAGTAGGTGGATGCCTCCGGCGGCCAAAGAGCTGCGCCCTTTGGAATCCAAAAGTATCCCGTCCTGTTACCGGCTCACCCCTCTGTTCGGACTGCTGCGGGCGATGAGTTTGCTTGATCCTCACGTGTTCGAATTATTCAAGACATCAGCATTACACAGCGTCATTTGAAGGCGCGCCGCTCGTGTTGGCCTTTTCAACATCCCCCTGATTCCCGGCATCCCCCGCAAGCAGCACCATCAACTCCCGCGTCGCGGCCAAGGCCGCTTCCAGGTCGCCCTGTCTGGCGGCCTGCTCAAGCCGTGCGCCCAGCAGGTTGGCTTCGGTGACGCCGAAGGCCATGGACGTGCCCTTCACGTCATGCCCGGCCCTGGCAGCCTGCTCCAGTTCCCCGGCCTCCAGATGGGCCATGGCCGTGGCCGCGCGTTCCTGAAGAAATGCCGTGAATTCGGCCATGAGCGGCTCAAATCCCTTGCGCACCTCCTGCCCGGCAGACTGGGCAACAGGGGCCTGGACCGGAAGAGGCGCGTCCTTGGGGGCGTATTCGGCCAGTGTCTGCTGCAAGGCGTTCAGGCTGACGGGTTTGGGCAGGTAGCCGGACATGCCCGCATGCAGGAAGCGCTCGCGGTCCCCGCTCATGGCGTAGGCGGTCAGGGCCACCACGGGAACCTCGGCCTTGTCCGCGCCGCACTCGCCCGCCCGTATTCGTCGTACGGCCTCCAGGCCGTCCACGCGCGGCATCTGCACATCCATGAAGACCAGGTCGAACGTCGCCTGGGAGAGCTTTTCCAGCGCCTCCGCCCCGTCCTCCGCCGTGGTCACGGCGTGGCCCAGCGAGGACAGGAACTCCGTGAATACGTGGCGGTTCACGGGGTTGTCCTCCGCAACCAGCACCCTCATTCCGGTGGGGATCCTGCCGGAGGGCCTGTCCGGATGCGGCACGGGCGGTTCCAGGCTGGCGGCGTTGGGTATGGCGAAGCGCGCGGTGAAATGGAATGCGCTGCCCGCGCCGGGCACGCTGTCCACCCAGATGCGCCCGCCCATGAGGAGCGTCAGTTCCCGGCTGATGGCCAGGCCCAGGCCAACGCCCTGGTAGGGTTTGGAAAACGAGGAGTCCGCCTGACGGAAACTCTCGAAGATGGCCCCGGTCAGCTCCGGGGAGATGCCGATGCCGGTGTCCTTGACGCAGAACTGGAGTTCGCAGTGGCTGCCGCTTTGCGTCAGGATTTCGGCGGACACGGTTATGCGCCCCTGGCTGGTGAATTTCACGGCGTTGCCCACCAGGTTGGCCAGGATCTGGCCCAGCCGGATGGGATCGCCTTCCAGGGTTTCGGGCAGCTCCCGGGGCAGTTCCAGCTTGAGCTCGATCTCCTTGGCCGCGCATTGCGACTGGAAGGGCTGGGTGGCGCGCTCCACTGCGCGCGGCAGGTTGAAGACCTTGTATTCGAGGGTCAGCTTGCCCGCTTCCACGCGCGAGAGGTCCAGCACGTCCCCGATGATTCCCAGGAGCGTCTGGGCGGACTCGGCGATCATGCGCAGGTGGATGGCCGTCTTGGCGGGGTCGTTCTGTCGCTGGGACAGCTCGGCCAGGCCGAGGATGGCGCTCAGGGGCGTACGGATTTCATGGCTCATGTTGGCCAGGAACTCACTCTTGGCCTTGCTGGCGGCCTGGGCCTCCTGGTGCGCCAGACGCAGGCGGATCTCGCCCTCCTTGATCTCTGTGACGTCCTGCAGGGACACCAGGACCCGTTCAAGCCCGGCTTCGTGCCCAGGCATGGGCCGTACGCTGAAAAAAGCGTGCTTTTGCTGTCCGGACAGGGTCATGAACGCGGATTCGTAGGCGTAGGAGGTGGCCCCCTGCGTCAGCGCCCTGAAGAGATTGACGGTGGCCGGGAAGGTTTCGGGCAGCGTGACCATCTGGAGATTGGACGACAGCTCATTGACGCTTGAGGCGCAGAAGATGTCCAGGGCGGAGGGGTTTGCGTCCAGCAGGTGGATGAGGCGCAGGCAGTCGAGCATGAAGTCCGGCTTGTCCGCCACCAGGGCTGCCATGTCGGTGACGGCGGCGGTCTCCGGGCTGCGCAGGAACTCCGCCAGGGCGGACATGTCCACCTCCAGGAAGGCCACGGGAGAGTGCATGAACAGGTTGCGGTAGCGGGCTTCGCTGCTGCGCAGGCGCTCGTTTGCCGCTTCCAGGGCGGCGGTGCGCACTTTGACGCGAGTTTCCAGGTCCTGGTTGAGCTTGGCCAGGGCGTCCCTTGACGCTGCCAGTTCCCGCGAGGCGTTCTCCCTGGCGCGGGCGGCCCGTTGCAGCCTGGCGATGCCGGAGTCCAGGGCCTGGAGGGTGTCCGCCCAGGCCGACGCCAGCATCCCCGCCTCGCCGGGGTGTCTGGCGGCCAGGGTGCGCAGCTCGCTCAGCATGGCCGGGCCAGCGCCCTCCATGGGGTCCAGGTG from Fundidesulfovibrio putealis DSM 16056 includes these protein-coding regions:
- a CDS encoding flagellar motor protein MotB; the protein is MADKEHKKIIIKKVKKGGHGGAHGGSWKVAYADFVTAMMAFFLVMWLVNSLPKEKKVEISKYFQSYSLLEGSPSGLVPATDLSQIAQEQNPPNIVEPISENPSSPAKEKSEAEKAAEAIKEAIEAKTPDMKDQIIVKTEAGKVIVDVFEDAKGKPLFALGRSDLTPDAKRALAAVAPPFAKAGKGLLTIEGHTDAFTYAGERFTNWELSTERASAARRELERSGVSQDSIGQVAGFAATKPMDAQAPFSPKNRRIRLVMTVPQPVQPSKSPDAAKGQPPAKAQEAPAAPPAPPPDIPMSPEKREILDQQIERLYDQSIKGKQKPDGVQ
- the motA gene encoding flagellar motor stator protein MotA, whose protein sequence is MFAIIGVVTVLGAVVLGYMLEKGNFSVLWQPAELVIIFGAAFGSMLLGSPKEVVIGALKGMGGAFGSSKTSKAFFLDMLIMLSMLFMKIRREGLVAIEKDIEAPEASQIFTGFLKDKSNAFIVEFVCDTMRVFSTVNIEQHEFENIMDADIEAYSHEAVAPAQAVNKMADALPGLGIVAAVLGVVITMGVISEPPEVIGHHIGAALVGTFLGVLMCYGIVGPIAANMESKAKEGEHCLIVIKCALGAFVGGNPPPVALEAGRRAIPNHHRPSFAELEEAVKASKGK
- a CDS encoding response regulator, which codes for MDNGTIRVLLAEDVAILRKGLMMLLGAASDVVVVGEAADGLEAVRLAGELSPGVVLMDLSMPRLDGIGAIGEIKRLHPQVRVLALTAHLDAELVRRTFAAGADGYLLKNVGEAELARAIRLVAGGSPYHSPEVAALLAEQEPEAG
- a CDS encoding response regulator, which encodes MAVFPPVTLKGRMLLLIAVLMAASAASALGLVWLTYEGAVTREQETQAMETLTLASLLIRDRNDDQTDRRLEAITDQRVTLKQNLDMFLASLEAEQSHLLRSGVSEAEAKRMALAAADQASFRTGLNVFVFDKDFTGLANAEKSLVGSNWRNLKGTVDKGALEFARSIVDRDGFDTLLLWWPEGNSRVESKHLASLGYFPAWGWYVGVSVDYGRLETRAVLDKNHMVRDVLDSLSRLRHGRPGGVFVMSDMGKSFLLLPSGAFREVVEAHAEQITRAVTSPETPARFDWKYESGDSVAYVLLLPELGWRVGLIMDSSSLSAAASTLAKRQMMAIGAVLLAGLVLAWIITNRISRPIRDLTESVAHLDPMEGAGPAMLSELRTLAARHPGEAGMLASAWADTLQALDSGIARLQRAARARENASRELAASRDALAKLNQDLETRVKVRTAALEAANERLRSSEARYRNLFMHSPVAFLEVDMSALAEFLRSPETAAVTDMAALVADKPDFMLDCLRLIHLLDANPSALDIFCASSVNELSSNLQMVTLPETFPATVNLFRALTQGATSYAYESAFMTLSGQQKHAFFSVRPMPGHEAGLERVLVSLQDVTEIKEGEIRLRLAHQEAQAASKAKSEFLANMSHEIRTPLSAILGLAELSQRQNDPAKTAIHLRMIAESAQTLLGIIGDVLDLSRVEAGKLTLEYKVFNLPRAVERATQPFQSQCAAKEIELKLELPRELPETLEGDPIRLGQILANLVGNAVKFTSQGRITVSAEILTQSGSHCELQFCVKDTGIGISPELTGAIFESFRQADSSFSKPYQGVGLGLAISRELTLLMGGRIWVDSVPGAGSAFHFTARFAIPNAASLEPPVPHPDRPSGRIPTGMRVLVAEDNPVNRHVFTEFLSSLGHAVTTAEDGAEALEKLSQATFDLVFMDVQMPRVDGLEAVRRIRAGECGADKAEVPVVALTAYAMSGDRERFLHAGMSGYLPKPVSLNALQQTLAEYAPKDAPLPVQAPVAQSAGQEVRKGFEPLMAEFTAFLQERAATAMAHLEAGELEQAARAGHDVKGTSMAFGVTEANLLGARLEQAARQGDLEAALAATRELMVLLAGDAGNQGDVEKANTSGAPSNDAV